One part of the Salinivirga cyanobacteriivorans genome encodes these proteins:
- the istA gene encoding IS21 family transposase yields MAGKIKRMSQIKQLLRLYKQGKRKKAIARILVMSKNTVKSYLYKIEGGKFDVDELLKMDDPQLEATLFSGNPSYKDERYEHLKSKLDYYTSELDKTGVTRGLLWREYQQTTNNTYSYTQFCHHLNQHNKSRRPSLKLYHNAGEKLFVDFAGKTLSYVDKETGQVIECQVFVACLPYSDYAFAMAVPSQKMEDFIYAMVCCLKFFGGAPKTIVTDNLKSAITKANNYEPTVNQAMEDLAWHYETTVTPTRPAKPKDKALVENQVKLIYSRVYAPLRNETFFDLASLNKAIMRQVKLHNQTRMQQKNYCREEKFLADEKTKLAALPEEDFQIKYYKTLKVNPNNHVYIGSDKHYYSVPYMYIGQKVTIIYTRSLVKIYNDKGEKIAVHTRDLREGRYTTDSDHLCSQHQHYISRSPEYYLEKARRLSSTLYRLIDLTFKQDRYPEHLYKTCDGLLSLYRKTDPGLFHHACETAISFEKYSYMFIKNIIEKNPHQYDIKKEISKPLPKHDNTRGANYYQ; encoded by the coding sequence ATGGCAGGAAAAATTAAGCGTATGAGCCAAATTAAACAATTACTACGCCTGTATAAACAGGGCAAAAGAAAAAAAGCCATTGCCAGGATCCTGGTTATGAGCAAAAACACAGTTAAAAGCTATTTGTACAAAATAGAAGGTGGAAAATTCGATGTTGACGAGCTCTTAAAAATGGACGATCCACAGCTTGAAGCTACATTGTTTTCGGGCAATCCTTCTTACAAAGATGAACGTTATGAACACTTAAAAAGCAAGTTGGATTATTACACCTCAGAACTAGACAAAACAGGCGTTACGCGTGGTTTGCTGTGGCGTGAGTACCAACAAACCACCAATAATACATATAGCTACACACAGTTCTGCCACCACCTGAACCAACACAACAAAAGCCGCAGGCCAAGCTTAAAACTTTACCATAATGCCGGGGAAAAACTTTTTGTCGATTTTGCCGGAAAGACACTTTCTTATGTTGACAAAGAAACAGGCCAGGTCATCGAATGCCAGGTTTTTGTGGCCTGTTTGCCCTATTCTGATTATGCTTTTGCCATGGCCGTTCCCAGTCAAAAAATGGAAGATTTTATTTACGCAATGGTTTGTTGTTTGAAGTTTTTTGGGGGCGCTCCAAAGACGATCGTTACCGACAACTTAAAGTCGGCCATCACCAAAGCCAATAACTATGAACCTACCGTAAACCAAGCCATGGAGGACTTGGCTTGGCATTACGAGACGACCGTAACACCTACACGGCCAGCTAAACCTAAAGATAAAGCATTGGTCGAAAACCAGGTCAAATTGATATACAGCCGTGTATACGCCCCGTTGCGGAATGAAACCTTTTTCGACCTTGCTTCGCTGAACAAGGCTATAATGAGGCAGGTTAAATTGCACAACCAGACCCGGATGCAACAAAAGAATTATTGTCGTGAAGAAAAGTTCCTTGCAGATGAAAAAACAAAACTCGCAGCATTGCCGGAAGAAGACTTTCAAATCAAATATTACAAAACATTAAAAGTCAATCCCAATAACCATGTGTACATCGGTTCAGACAAACACTACTATAGTGTACCTTACATGTATATCGGGCAAAAGGTCACAATAATTTACACACGGTCATTGGTAAAAATATATAACGATAAAGGGGAAAAAATAGCTGTCCATACAAGAGATTTACGAGAAGGCAGGTATACAACCGACAGCGATCATTTATGCTCACAGCACCAACACTATATTAGCCGAAGCCCCGAATATTATCTTGAAAAAGCACGGCGGCTGAGTTCAACACTTTATCGTTTAATCGACCTTACCTTTAAACAAGATAGGTACCCCGAACATCTTTATAAAACGTGTGACGGCCTTTTGAGCCTATACCGTAAAACAGATCCCGGGTTGTTTCACCATGCTTGCGAAACGGCTATTTCGTTCGAGAAATATTCTTATATGTTTATCAAAAACATCATTGAAAAGAACCCCCATCAATACGATATAAAAAAGGAAATATCCAAACCGCTCCCCAAGCATGATAACACACGGGGTGCAAACTATTATCAATAA